A section of the Salvelinus sp. IW2-2015 linkage group LG7, ASM291031v2, whole genome shotgun sequence genome encodes:
- the LOC111966675 gene encoding pancreatic progenitor cell differentiation and proliferation factor, which yields MAAIPSTGSLIATHDYYRRRIGSTSSNSSCGSSEYAGEVIPHPPGLQRQDSGHWWSSFFFANKQNQPGSMVGSEQKSGTYTVNNGRVTCIAREMVLKRQLSESSDSGKMEHGRPPPS from the exons ATGGCAGCAATTCCATCTACCGGCTCTCTCATCGCCACCCATGATTACTACAGAAGGCGCATAGGATCCACCTCTAGCAATAGCTCTTGTGGCAGTTCTGAGTACGCTGGCGAAGTCATTCCACACCCCCCAG GTCTGCAGAGACAGGACTCTGGTCACTGGTGGTCTTCTTTCTTCTTTGCAAACAAACAGAACCAGCCTGGCAGCATGGTTGGATCTGAACAGAA GAGTGGAACATACACGGTGAACAACGGTCGGGTGACTTGTATTGCCAGGGAGATGGTGTTGAAGAGGCAGCTCAGTGAAAGCAGCGACTCTGGGAAGATGGAACATGGGAGGCCACCACCCTCCTAA